The Haliotis asinina isolate JCU_RB_2024 chromosome 3, JCU_Hal_asi_v2, whole genome shotgun sequence genome segment CACTGGAAGCTTGGTCTGGGGCaggtccaaattttctacccgGGTATCCCACCCCTATTACCCTACCCGGATATCCGATATGTTAATTCCTGTCAACATTCTTTTGTAACCTCGGAGATAAAACTTTCGAGCTTTCAAAATATCTTAAAGAAGCATTATATTCAAAACAGCTGTCAATAATGTGTAAATCTTCACAATACAACCATAAAACCATAAAACCATAAAAGAAACCATAACAGAAAAACGAAGCAGATGAGACGTGGTCTCACACGAGGCAAGTGAGATTGTTCAGAATTGCATCCGTTCACATAGCCGGaaggataagtcatgtgaccatgAACCTTCTATCGCCCCACAGCCAGTTTGGGtcatccggggtaataataatcagatggTATCACTTTGAATATGCCCCTCTGTGTTGTAGAATTCAGAGCATTACAAATGCCCTTATGatcattacattgtttaatgtaATAATCACTTGATCATAACGGGTCCGGGTATTGAGACGGGTACTCGAATCCAACGTCTTACCCACCCTTCCTGGGTACCCGATTTATCCGTTCCATCACTAATGGAAGCCATTAAGGCCCCCGGAGATAGCCCCTTTAATGCATATGTTCTGTTCCGCAGACAAGCATGATGAACGTGTGTCATGCTGCATCTGATGACTAAGTTTGATGAGTATGTATTTAAActtatttcaataatttagtTAGTTCGGCTGAAAAAGAGGTGTACAGTTCACTCATGGTGTTATTAGTAATTAGAACAACAGGTGTCCGGTTGGATTTTCCCAAGCTAAAAATATACTTCCTGGAATTTTTCAATGCAAACAAATAGGTCATTACATGAGCATGCGCATTAGTGATATCCTGAAGTAGCTATAGGTAGGTGAAGGAGTGTTGCCACCGATAATTACAAGGCTCTGCCTACAGTTACACCTGTGTGTCACAGGTAGGTGTTAAATAATACGACATTATTGAATCTTCATTCGACGTATTATTTTGCCATCTGTCGTTGAAAGACTCGGTTGTTTAGTAGATGATGACAGAAAGCGTTGAATGACGTAGAGTATCAGTATATTTTATCACAAACTTCGCAATAAGGGGCTATCGGGGAGGAGGTAGCGTTTCCGTTGACTAACTGAAAGTCCAGTTACGGACTGAGTGACatattaagaatgaagatttttatggatatgaacttcttattatgagaacacaatgtttcggagttaatgctttcTCCTTCACCTGATGCTTACTAATTCATcaggtgaaggagtaagcattaactccggaacgttgtgttctcataataagaagttgatatccataaaaatcttcattcatatgtatttcacttctaaatgcccttcaaagacttgagtgATATATTGTTCAGTTTATACAATCATGGATGAAATCGACCGGCCATACAGTAGCGATTGGTGACAGGAATAGGATCCTAATAGTCATACTTTATTTTAAGAGCGAGTGAATACGATCAGACGAAACACATGACATCATGCCCTCGCTGTCAGGTTGTTGACGCTCTGTCGTGATAAGGGTGAGACATATCTTATGTGAAGTATTATAATCGCAACACTCATCCAGGCAAGCCGCGTGGTCTACTATGCGTTATTTTTTTGTGTCATTTTAGATGAAGTAGCCTGTGCAGATACTGTGACATCGAGAGATTAAGTCAGTAAACGTAGTCAGAAATACCGATCATTGGAGTTTCATGACAATACAGACATCCATAAACTGACCGTGAGGACTGTTTATAATGTTCACTGGTGGATCAAAGGTGTGGGTGGTTGCGACGGGTGTTGTTTCCCTTTTTGAAATGACAATACCACAATGAGGACTTTGAAAATGACCTAAGACCACATTGAACATTTTCGTTTTGCCTGGTGTAGCCAAGGGGGGTTCAGGGGGTTCGAATACCCTGAAAATCCCTCCCCTTCAAAATTCCCGGATCCGCACCCACGACGTTCTTCTTTTTctccagtagcaagagtatgaTAATGGAAGCAGGCTGGTTCTCGTTAGGTCACTTCAAACACCATTCCTGTGTCTGGATTATTGCTGGACAAATGCAAGATGATAAGTGAAGTCATAAGCGTAGATATAGTTTGGGCACGTGTTTAATGTACTAGTATTATAAATCAAGGTTATTTTAGTCCACAGCCGTGATGACAATATATAGGCAAATTGCCATGTCCTTGCTGTTGATAGATACGGAGGTGTCGGAATTTTTCAAATGGGGTGACATCACATGGCCATGTATGCAaaattttattattatattaatcGATTGTAGCTGTCGCAGTCAATACGGAACCAACTCAACACAAATCAATATGGAGCAGCTGTGCTGGTTGTATTAATCGCAGCTAAATATACGGAGCGTCCGAAACTATAATAGGTTAACAATACACTATACTTGGTCTGTCTCGTGTGGTTTATACAGACCGGTGTTTTCAACATTACTTGACTTGCCTACGCATGTGTTTGGAACAGTGATTACCTGGGttggagtgagcgagtgagtgagtttagttttagacctcactaagcaatattccagcactcaGTAAGTAAatgagtctggtccagataacCCATTGATCAACATAAGCGTCGATACCCGCAATTGGGgtcaatgtgtcaaccaagtcatcaagcctgCCTCTTACTAAATAACTAATTGATGATAGGGCGTAGGTGGGAATGGTGCTAGAAGGTTGAAGAATGGCTGGCTAGGGTTACGTTTCAATATAGGATTCACAAGGTTGGAGTTGTGGGGATTATAATACAGAttatggtgttggtgttggtggcaATTGGACTGAAATGTTTGATGTAGGTGAGGATAATGTTGGACGATACGGGTGTTGTTTGGGATTGGTGTTGACTTTGTGGATGATTGTTGGAATGGGAGGTGTGGCTTTTGTATTGGGCTGGGGAATAAAGGTACTGTGGATACATACGTCAATTCCATGCATCACTCCCGAATCAGGTTGACATTCCAATATAAAACTGATTGTTTTAATAAGGACAGCATACTGGTAAAACTAAAACATCGGTGTTAAGTCAGGGTTACATGGCTTATAGCGAGTCACCCTACTCAGCAGCTTAGAAACTCATCGCTAATCCATGTTCTATCTAGTTACTAACAAGACAGATATCACACCGCAACACCTACTTTTCTCGGAATGAACAAACATGTTGCAAAGTGCAGTCGATAACTGATTCGCTTATTACTATTACAAAGCAACAGCGGCAGCCCGTACAATGCAGGTACATATGTGCACGATTACTAAGACTGCTACGCCGTAAATCTTGACGATATCGCTACACTTTGAAACCGAAGTCTTCGGAATTTTTGGAATAGGTTCTTCACTGTACACATAACAGAAGAATTCTATGTACCGACACCGTGTTTGAAATCCACGAATTTATTTTGCAGGATTATCGATGCGTCTTGCATGTACGAAGCCATGAACATGAACAATGACGACCCGATGGAGAGGCAGCTATCTTGTTCTGTATGCCTGGAACTTTTCACAGACCCTATGCTTCTTCCATGTCTCCATTCGCTGTGTCGACATTGCGTGGAGAGGCTCACAACATCTGTCACGTCACAGACATTTAAATGTCCAGAATGCAACCGTCAAGTTGCTTTGGGTGCAAGTGGATATGCTAGTTTAAAACGAAACTTCCCTTTGAGTAGTATGGTTGCTATATACAAACAATCCCGAAAAAAAAGCAAATTGTCTCAGTCTGCGCGGACTTTAGACAACCATTCAGATCAGCTGATAACTCCAAATCAAGGTCTTCCCCCTACGACAGGAGACCTGCAAACGACGCTTTCAAATCCATATGGAGCCCAACAGGCAATACTTCAAAATCAGATGATGCAGGGCACTCTTCTATATCAAGCTCAGCAGACCACTGTTCCAAATCAAGTGTTACAGGACAGACTTCCATATCAAGCTCAGCAGATGACAGTTCCAAATGAAGTATTGCAGGGAACAAATCCCTATCAAGCCCAGCAGACGATGGATCTAAATCAAGGCACGCTGGGCACGCTTTCATATGAAACGCAGCAGACGACAGTTTTATCCACGTGCAGCACCTGCGAGATAGGACAGAATAGTCAAGCATATGTTTTCTGTGAGACTTGTAACATTTCATTCTGCGAGACCTGTCTCGGAGTCTACCATCCAGATGACATCGGCCATACACTAAAGCTGTTGCAGGAACCACCGCCACCAGTACATGTACAGCACCAGGATGAGGTACAAGATTCTACATGGCATATTCATCCATGGAAATAGACGGCAATACTCATTTTCCTTTGTAGATGTTAACTAGTGTAAAATTGAGGATTTGTGATATAACGGAGTGTGTAGAGTATTTCTGTATGTGTCTGTAGAATATTTATTCTTTGTAAATTTGTTAGTAAGAGACAGCAGCTagaaggatggtgtaaatcgcATAAGGGTCCCTGCAGGTAGAAGATCTATGGAATTTCCCATAGCCACTAGTTGCTGGTGATCTATGGATCTATAAAATACTGTCAAGTCATATAGTGTAAGGATATAATATGAAATGCAAATTATGGACAATATACAATAACACGATTTTAATCTGGTATGTATAAAAATCATGCTTGAAAATAATCACATTCAATTCAAAGTTGAACTAAGATGAATGGATACTCAATAAAATATTATCTAAAAACatctgatgatgtaaatacccccccacctcacacacacagacacacacacacagacacacagacacacacacacacacacacacacacacacacacacacacacacacacacacacacacacacacacacacacacacacacacacacacctccctgcACGTGTATGTATTCTCACATGGTGAACCTCATGTTTCAGCCCCAAAAGTGCACCCTCTGTGACACCACAGCCCGTGTGCGATGTCTGGAGTGTCAGATGAGCTTCTGTGACAGCTGCCTCCATGCCTTCCACCCGACCACGAACACAACCGTGGACCATACCCTGGCGGATGTACGACCCAAGCTTCCCCAAGGTAACCCACAAGCTGCACAGGTGGCGGCAAGACAACCGTCAGAATCTACGAGGAATCTCCAGGGTAACATCAGTTCAGTCGAGCCCAGGGTAGGttcattcgttcgttcattcGTGCACATCACAAGCAGTCGATTAAACCTCCCCAATGTGGAACATAGAGCAGAGCGAACACTGCACTAAATGTACTGATTATTACCGTATATGGATCATATCCTGTGTATATACGCTTCCAGTAGGCATggcagggagtgagtgagtttagttttacgccgcactcggcagtattccagctatatggcgacggtctgaaaataatagtctggaccagacaatccaatgatcaacaacatgagcatcgatctgcgcaattgggaaccgatgacatatgtcaaccaagtcagcaagtctgaccacccgatcccgttagtcgcctcttacgacaagcttagtcgcggCATGGCAGGGATCTGTAATGATATCTATATACTTGTCAGCACCATGGATCGTTCTCTCTTGCAAAGCTGACACGTCATGAtctcacaaactcactcactccctcactatcCAAATTCAGCGACATAACCACCCTCCTCAGTCACATATCAGCTCACTCGTTCATTTAACGGTTCTTCACCGATGTCCGCAGGTTGGTGTTAGTGTCGTGTCGGACCTTGCTCAGTTTGCTGTGGAGTGTACCTGCAATACATGTCAAACCACGCCCACACAGACGGCCACAGTTAGATGCTTGGACTGCTCTGTGAATCTGTGCAATGGGTGCGTGGGCCAGCACCAATCACAGTTCCCGAACCATTCTCTCATGGATATCAGCCTATCGCCAAAGACGGTAGGAAGCAAACGTAAATCAACTAAAAACAAGCCTGCGCCTAGGAAATCTGTGAATGTGCAGGTATGTATTGGGCTCAATTAAACTTCGGGAGTAGTTACAAGGATAAAACGAGATTGGAGACACATACACATATGGAATGAAAGCAGATGAATgatgcacacacacatttaaTGAAACAGCGGAATGGTGCATACTCAGTTATAAGGAAACAGCTGAAGGATGCATGTTCACATATAATGAACCAGCTGAATGATGCATTCATACATGTTATGAAAATTTGAATgatgcatacacacatataatgAAACAGCTAAATAATGCAAGCACATATATAGGGAAACAGCTATATAATACATGCACACTGATAATGAAAGGGCTGGAtgatgcatgcatacatgttaTGAATCGGGTGAATGATGCATACACACGTatagggggcggtggggtagtcgcggtggttaaagctttcgctcgtcacgc includes the following:
- the LOC137276660 gene encoding E3 ubiquitin-protein ligase TRIM9-like — protein: MYEAMNMNNDDPMERQLSCSVCLELFTDPMLLPCLHSLCRHCVERLTTSVTSQTFKCPECNRQVALGASGYASLKRNFPLSSMVAIYKQSRKKSKLSQSARTLDNHSDQLITPNQGLPPTTGDLQTTLSNPYGAQQAILQNQMMQGTLLYQAQQTTVPNQVLQDRLPYQAQQMTVPNEVLQGTNPYQAQQTMDLNQGTLGTLSYETQQTTVLSTCSTCEIGQNSQAYVFCETCNISFCETCLGVYHPDDIGHTLKLLQEPPPPVHVQHQDEPQKCTLCDTTARVRCLECQMSFCDSCLHAFHPTTNTTVDHTLADVRPKLPQGNPQAAQVAARQPSESTRNLQGNISSVEPRVGVSVVSDLAQFAVECTCNTCQTTPTQTATVRCLDCSVNLCNGCVGQHQSQFPNHSLMDISLSPKTVGSKRKSTKNKPAPRKSVNVQLKLVEVMNIRAEAMAELLHVLRDRRGSVQRTAR